The Neochlamydia sp. AcF84 nucleotide sequence GCTCTTTTTGGCGCCTTGTTTTAATTCTTCTACCGTATGATGGAATACAATATGCCTAGCTTTTTCCTTTCAAGAAAGGTTGCCCTCCTAGCCGTAACACCCTGCAGAAAAAGAGAAAAGCTTTTTGTCGTTATAATGTGTAGGCTAATTTAAGCTTGCTTAGTTGCCGGAAGGAAAGCGGATTAATTTTTAAAGATAGGATGGCTAAAATTTTTTATTTCATTTTAGTACTACTTCGTTATGTTTAAGAGGTATCAAAAAATAGCCTTTTGGATGAGTCATGAATAGCTTGGCAAAAAGGGCAAATAGTAATGCAAAATAAGCTGTTAATTAATCTTCTGACTTGAGGCAGAGTCATTGAGATTTTTTTTTATCTTTTGCCTGGTATTTCAGTAAGGTTAAGAAGCTATAAGCCATAAAACATAACGTCAAATGATGATGGAGTCCTAGCCATGACCGCCCCTCAAAGTGATCTAATCCTAGCTCCTCTTTCATCTGCTGATAGCCTTGCTCGATTTTCCATCTCTCATGAATCCATTCTACCATACATGAGAGGGGAGTATCTTTTGAGGCATTGGAAACATAGTATTTATATTGATCGTTTCCTAACTTTTCCATGATTAACCATCTTTCAACCCCTGGTCTATAAAATGCCTTGGTGATCGTTTCTTTAACACGTATAGCCATTACTTCACTATATTTCTTCGATTGAAGGGTAAGTTTTACCTTTTGCCACTTACCTCCTTGCAGGATCAATTTTTTT carries:
- a CDS encoding transposase, yielding KKLILQGGKWQKVKLTLQSKKYSEVMAIRVKETITKAFYRPGVERWLIMEKLGNDQYKYYVSNASKDTPLSCMVEWIHERWKIEQGYQQMKEELGLDHFEGRSWLGLHHHLTLCFMAYSFLTLLKYQAKDKKKSQ